A window of Halopelagius inordinatus genomic DNA:
TCCGAGCGCGCGATGATGACGAAGATGAATCCGACGGCGTAGGCGCTCGCCAACAGTAGTTCGGTTCCGAGGTCACCGTACCCGCCTTCGGTGAGCGTGAGTAGAACCGCCATCAACAGCGGACCGAATCCGATGTCGAGACCGGCCGAGAACCCCGACAGCAACAGCCCGGTCCGCTCGCGCTCTATCTCGTGGAGCCCGGATTCGATGAGCGATTCGAGGATATCCGGGGCGGGAGTCTGCTCTACGGTGGTCGCCGGGTCGGCGTCCCCCACGTCACCCGCCCCCCGTATCGGCGTCGCTGGGTCCGTGCGCCTCGAATCCCATAACGAAGGCCAGTAGAGAGCGAACACGGAAGAAAGATATGGCGGTGCGAACGGCTCTTCGAGCCCTCGCGTTACGGAGTTTGACGCGCGTCACCTCCCTCGGCGAGAAACGACAACCCGACGGGGGCGCCGTCGTCGCCGCTCTCGGTCGCCGATTCGGACGTGCGCGCTATGCGCCGAGAGGGGATGCAGGGTCAGGCGAACGCGAACGCGCCGACCCCGCAGCGTCGTTCGCCAGCGGAAGTTCGACGGTGAACACGCTCCCGTCGGGCCCGGTATCCGATAACCGAACTATCCCGTCGTACCGTTCGACCAACGTTCGGACGAGATAGAGGCCGAGTCCGTGGCTTCCGCAACTGCCGTCTGTCCGTTCGAACAGCGTATCGCGGACGTCGTCCGGAACTCCGGGACCGTTGTCCGCGATGGACACCGTCGCCGTCGTGTCACCCACGTCGACGGTTACGTCCACCCGAGGCGTCTCGCTTTCGTTGTGCTGAACGGCGTTAGCAAAGAGGTTCACGAACACGCGGGGAAGAAGCTCGCCGGCCATCACGTACACGTCGTCGGGCATCGACGCGGTAATCTCGACGTTCTCTCTGTCGCTTCGGGGGTTCTCCAGTACGGTCGTGAGCGTCTCGGTCAGGTTCACCGCTTCCCGGTCGGCGTCTCCTTGGCTGGCCCGCATCAGCACTTGAATGTCGCGAATGACCTCGGTCATCTCTTGACCCTGTCGGTGGATCCGTTCGAGATTGCGCCGGAGTTCCTCGTCGATGTCGTCGTCGTCGAGATGGACGGACGCGTATCCCGTGATGACGTTTGCGGTGTTCAGGACTTCGTGCCGAAGGAGGCTGTTCAGGTAATCGAACCATCGGCGCTGCGCTTCGGCCTCGTCGGCGCGGATGGCCGCTCGTTCCGCGGTGAGTTCGCGTTGGATGGCGCGCGCCTCGACGATTCCGAAGACGAGACCACCCACTCCCCCCATCGCGGCCGACGTTCTGGCCCACCCGACGACGCTCTGGAGGGTTCCTGGATACCAGACGACCATCATCGGCGCGTTGACTCCGAGGAAAACCGCGATTCCGCCGACGAACCACGTCGCGATGCGCGGGTAACGTTTCGGAGAGAGACCAGTCCTCGCGATGCGGGAGCCACCGTAAACGATGCCGCCCGAGAAGACGGCGGTCAAGAGGAGATTGAGGAGGAAGTTGCCCGTCAAGAGCGGTTCCACGCGGAGACCGTAGAACACCACCCATTCGACGACGAACGCGGCAAACAGAAGGATACCGGCTCTCGATATCAACGTCGGTATCTCGTCGGGGGGAAAGACGGACGACAGCCGAGACGCCAGATCCATGATTCGAATATGCCAATTGAGAGTAAATAAGTTGGGCAGTATTATCAAATATGATACTAAAACTGAGACGGGAGAGATCCGGATTACAGCGCATCTAGCTGGTACCGTGCCGAAATTCGCCTGACAACTCCGAGAAAATATACGTGGTGATAGCGACGGTCCGGTGCTTCGGCGACACCGCGCGTCCCCCCGAGGCGGATTCGCTGCTCAGCTTCGAGACCGGTGGTCGCCTCGGCGACCGAGGGAAATTTTCGAACCGCCTGCAAACCGGCTCAGACGAAGAAAGGAAAGCAGACGACCGCGATTAGGCCGGGCGCGCCGTCTCAGCGGCTATCTCCGCTTCGATGATGTCCTTGGTGTTCTGGAGGTGGTTCTTGAACTGTCGGTTGTTGTAGCGACTGGCCACAGGTTCGAGCAGGCGGTCGCGGAGCGAATCCCCGAACTCGTAGTCGGCCTGATGCGTGATCCGGGTCCCGGAGGCGGTCTCCGCGAAGTAGTTGTGTACTTCGCCCTTCATGCCGGACCCCTCCATCGCGACCGTCATGTGTTCGTTCGGTTCGACGACGCTCAACGCCAGTTCGACATCTAGCGAGATGCCGAGCAGTTTGTACGTGGCGCGCATGCGCGCCCCATCGTCGGTCTCTTCGACGATTTCGAGGTCTCGGAGGCTGGCCATCGTTCGGGACCAGTTCTCGGGGTTGGAATCGAACGCGAAGACGCGTTCGATGGGCGCTGCGATCTCGACGGTGTGCTCGAAGCTGGGCATTAGTTTCAACTCTCTCGTCAAACCCCTCACGCGCTCCCCTCCGCCACAGAAACTCGGGCAGCTACGACGGCTGACTACACGAAGTAGGGTCCCTGAGGCAATAAGGAGACCGTACGCCGTACTGACACGTCCGGTGGGTCCAGAGAACCGAGATGCGATCAGGACCGGTTCAGGACAGCGCGAAGGGCAAGCTTGCGGAGAGTGAAACGTACAGCAGGAAGCGTCAGGTCGGATGGATGTTTGTCGGTCTATGTTCGCTCGCGGGCCTCGTCGGCGCTCGTGGTGCGCCCCTCGCGGATGCCTTCTTCCGCTTGGAGGAGTGCCACGAGTTCGTCGCGGTCGAACACCGAGAACTCGGTCGCGTCCCGAAGCGTGTACCGAATGAACTCGCTCCGGCTGTTGAAGCCGCGTCCCTGCCACGTGTCGTCTATCTCGTCGAGGAACGACTGCGTGACTTTGAAGTTCACCGTGACGATTTCGTCGTCGCCGTCGTTTCCCGTGGCCGCTTCGGACATACGCACGTGTTACTATCTACCAAGTCTGTTTCGCCGGGCGGGACAGACCTTTCGTGAGCGTTACGAACAGTAGAACGACGCTGAGCCCCTCTGCCGCGATTGCGGGAAGGACGCGCCAGAACGGTCCGTAATTGAGGCCCGACGAAGGAGACAGTACCGCGTCTACGTAGCCAAACCGAAGGAGTGTGAACAAGAGGAGTGCGACTACTCCGAGCAACGCGACGAGAGTACCGAGCGTGGATATTCCTCTCAGAGGGCTACCCCGCCTTCGGAGAAACCACAGCGTCGCCGCGGCGAGAGCAGTTCCCGAGAGAGCAAAGTCGGGTAGCGTGGAGGGCGGGAGCATATATCG
This region includes:
- a CDS encoding ATP-binding protein, with protein sequence MDLASRLSSVFPPDEIPTLISRAGILLFAAFVVEWVVFYGLRVEPLLTGNFLLNLLLTAVFSGGIVYGGSRIARTGLSPKRYPRIATWFVGGIAVFLGVNAPMMVVWYPGTLQSVVGWARTSAAMGGVGGLVFGIVEARAIQRELTAERAAIRADEAEAQRRWFDYLNSLLRHEVLNTANVITGYASVHLDDDDIDEELRRNLERIHRQGQEMTEVIRDIQVLMRASQGDADREAVNLTETLTTVLENPRSDRENVEITASMPDDVYVMAGELLPRVFVNLFANAVQHNESETPRVDVTVDVGDTTATVSIADNGPGVPDDVRDTLFERTDGSCGSHGLGLYLVRTLVERYDGIVRLSDTGPDGSVFTVELPLANDAAGSARSRSPDPASPLGA
- a CDS encoding SRPBCC family protein codes for the protein MPSFEHTVEIAAPIERVFAFDSNPENWSRTMASLRDLEIVEETDDGARMRATYKLLGISLDVELALSVVEPNEHMTVAMEGSGMKGEVHNYFAETASGTRITHQADYEFGDSLRDRLLEPVASRYNNRQFKNHLQNTKDIIEAEIAAETARPA
- a CDS encoding ribbon-helix-helix domain-containing protein, which translates into the protein MSEAATGNDGDDEIVTVNFKVTQSFLDEIDDTWQGRGFNSRSEFIRYTLRDATEFSVFDRDELVALLQAEEGIREGRTTSADEARERT